In Glycine max cultivar Williams 82 chromosome 10, Glycine_max_v4.0, whole genome shotgun sequence, the DNA window GCACTACTTATATAACTCCCATATTAGGTGCCTATATTGCTGATGCTCACCTTGGCCGCTATTGGACTTTTGTCATTGCCTCTCTTATCTATCTATTGGTATGTTTTTCTACACACTTGAATTCACTTGTCACATTGGTAAGGATACATGCTGATATGCATATCAATATCATTATCAAGGTCAAAGCCAATCCTGCCATGACTAGATGAATTACTGTATGTCCAAATTTGTGAAAATTACACCAATCTTTTTTAGTGCATGTTAATTAGTTCTTCgctgttaaaatataaaaattattttatatgtggTAGTTTTTgtgttagtataaaattatttgcataaatagaaaattgcaactaaattgaaagaaaaaaagttatttatcaattataataaaGAGATGATTATGAGTCAACCAATCTTAGAATTGTGTTTAGATAAGCGCATGTCTGGATTAAAGTTTATAAACTTAAGTTTGAATAAACTTTCATTTGCAAAAGCaatatttccttttcttctatttcaAACCAAGTTTAAAAGCAAGATTGAGACAAAACTCAGTTTACAAGCAACTCCAACTGAAAACCAAAGAAAATGCtgtttttagttttactttTGAAACTTAAAAAACATAGCCTAAATTGTCATGCTAAATAGTTAATTCTTTTGGCTTGGTTGAAAAATTCATGTGTAATGGCATTGGCAGGGTATGTGTCTGCTTACACTATCAGTTTCCCTTAAAAGCCTACAGCCTCCTGAGTGCCATGAATTGGATCTGACAAAATGCAAGAAAGCCTCCACACTACAGTTAGCAGTGTTCTATGGTGCTCTATACATCTTATCAGTGGGAGCTGGTGGAACAAAGCCCAACATTTCAACCATTGGTGCTGACCAATTTGATGATTTTGACCCCAAAGAAAAGGCATATAAGCTCTCATTCTTCAACTGGTGGTTTTCCAGCATCTTCATTGGGACCCTTTTCTCATTCACAGTTCTAGTATACATACAAGACAATGTTGGGTGGGCTCTTGGTTATGGAATTCCAACTATAGCGCTTGCTATAGCATTCATCACATTCTTGGCAGGCACACCCCTCTATAGACATAGATTGGCCTCAGGGAGTTCCTTCACTAGAATTGCCAAGGTTATAGTGGCTGCTTTGAGGAAAAGTACTGTAGCTGTTCCTATTGACTCTACAGAACTATATGAGCTTGATGAGCAAGAGTAtacaaataaagggaaattcAGGATTAGTTCCACTCCAACATTGAGGTACTAAGAGCCTCTTTGATTctattctcaattttttatttattttaaaatctgttttctaaaacaatttcaCACTGCTCGACAATAAATTTCTCATCCAAAATCTATTAAAGTTTTATTGGATCGGTTGAAATTTTATATCATCTATTTGATGTGTGATTTTTTTACTATGAAATGTTGTTATGTTCACAAGTACACGTGCAGGTTCCTCAACAAGGCTTGTGCCAAAACTAGTTCAAGTACTAGTGAATGGATGCTATGCACAGTTACTCAAGTAGAGGAAACAAAACAAATCCTAAGGATGATCCCCATCTGGGTTGCTACATTTATTCCTAGTACGATGCTTGCTCAGACAAATACCCTTTTTGTAAAGCAAGGAGTTACTCTTGACAGACACATTGGCAGATTCAACATTCCCCCTGCAAGTTTGATTGCGTTTACATCTTTCACCATGCTTGTATGCGTTATACTCTATGACCGTGTCTTCGTCAAGATTATGCAAAGATTGACTAAGAACCCCCGAGGGATCACACTTCTTCAAAGAATGGGCATAGGAATCACGATTCACATAGTGACTATGATAGTTGCATCTATGACCGAAAGATATAGACTTAAAGTGGCCAAAGAACATGGACTAGTTGAAAACGGAGGACAAGTTCCTTTGAGCATACTCATTTTGGCTCCTCAATTCATACTTATGGGATTGGGTGAAGCCTTCTTAGAGGTTTCCAAAATTGAGTTCTTCTATGACCAAGCACCAGAAAGCATGAAGAGCCTTGGAACTTCATATTCCATTACTACAGTAGGCCTTGGGAGTTTCATTAGCACTTTTCTTCTTTCCACAGTTTCACACATCACTCAGAAACATGGCCACAAAGGATGGATTTTGAACAACCTGAATGCTTCTCATTTTGATTACTACTATGCATTTTTCGCAGTTCTAAACTTACTGAATTTGATCTTCTTCATGATTGTTACAAAGTACTTTGTTTATAGAGCTGAAATTTCAGATTCCATAGATGTACTTGCACAAGAACTGAAGGAGAAGACAGCTAATGCGTCAAACTAAGTGGTTCCAAGTGATTAGTTGATTGGACATTGATATATGGACATCTTAATATTCTAAATACCTATTTAAAGACCTACTATATTTATCGCTTTTcactcttctatttttatctctctctctaGGTGTAGATGAGATTTGGAGTGTCCACAAAATATTTCCCTAGTTGATTAGAAATTGGAAAGTGGGAGAGGACATAGTAACTGCTCTAAGTGTCAGAATTGATATAGAACTTAGGGATGGTTTGGTTATGTTCATTAAGTTGTTTGAGTGTGATCATTTTGCATTACATTGTTCACAATTGTAGAGATGTTACATTGAATATTTgacagaaaaacaaaattggagAAAGGAGTATAGCTAAATGAATGTCCATGAAATTTTGCATCTTCAACTACTGTGTAAAAGTTTAGTATTCTCCATCTGCTCCatgtaataaaaacaattaaatcagtTTATGCGAGTTGCTTTTAGGACTAAATTGGTATCAAATCTGGCTTTTATAGGTTCAGAGAGAATGGAAAAAGTTTTTTGTCTGTGTATacattaaagatataaaaaaatagtagagaataaaaagcaaaaaaatacaaagaaagaaCTAAAAAGTATAAGTAACTACTCAGGAGGACGTAACAGCACAATATAACTAAGTTTGTGATGAAGCCAACATTTCACTACAGGATGAGAAATGTCTTCGTAGCCAAACTCTTATCTGTAATGCTGGAATTCGCTAACCATTCAGCATAGCTCCATGAATGTCTATACTGAATCTCTTATCTCTAAGGAGATGTTTGTTTCAAGAAATCATCTTGCATCCTCGGAAATCACATCCTTAGAAATATTGTTACCGAAAATGTTATTCCTTACCatatataaaaatgtgtttgtttaacttttaacattgctagaaatatttttaaagttttaaaataaaaaataaagagtaaaaATGGAAGTTATAGtgaagttagaaaataattccTTACATTCTCATGAGAATATAACTTTTTCACCCCATTGGCAggagaataaaatatttgtaaacatGGATATACAATTTTTGTGGGAATAAAAGATTccgaaaaatattttctgataACCTCTTAAGTCTTAACAAATATGGAAGTAAACATTCTTACCTTCATATTCCCAGAGATACAAGATAATTTCGTGCAACAAACGCATCTAAGGAATCATTCAAATCAATTTATCATTAAGAATAGAATGCAAGAATGGTAAGAGTGActgaagaaaaaatattctgTCTATATTAATCTTTTCACCCATAAATACTACATACTTTTAAGTCTAAACACTTACTTGAATGGCGGTAAGTTCGAGTTTGacctaattttagttttaaatttcagGCACAAAATAACAAGGGATAGTTATACTACCAAATTATGTCAAAATTATTCCGACTCGTAATCTTACGAAATTGTAAAGTCGTCTTGGACATTAAATTGCAGCAAACATGTTACAAATAGAAGTATTTTTAGTAGCCTTGTAAAAATAACTTGCATTTATTCTCAATGTAAACTAGAgcaattcacaaaatatttctctcaattttcctTTCCCATTAACCTATGAACTAGCATATAGCCCATCAGTTCAGTTATAAATATGTTTGGCGTAAATGAAATTCGATAATAAATTCTTAAGATTAGGTATCAAATCTTACAACATATTGatacacaaaaaaatttacaatatagCTTGTCAAAAGTTGCGTTTGCTTGACAATCTAAACGTTTAAACTGAGCATTGTGCGCTTGTTTTGGTTTAACAACAGGTATAGCCCAGACGTATAAATAACAACCACATAAGAGAAtaatgtggaaaaaaaaaaaaacaaaactcatAATAAAAAATGGTCAATAATATGCTATCAGAACAAAAACACCTAAAGTTAGGTAGAATTTTGGCAGCTATTAGTATAAAGTGTAGTAAAATCACAACAAAGCAAATTGGATGAAGTATTCAAAGAAGGGCTGAGAAACACTAGTGGATTGGAAACACACTTAAGATCCTTGGAAGGGCATATATGCCTCTTGCATGGTAAAAGAAGGATTGactatatttttaatcccttaACTTCTTTTTTGCTGGTCAATGTCCCTTAAAATCTTAGGAACAAGTCAAAAAAAAGTTCAGGGGACTAATAAAAACAGAAATCCTGGAaagtttaagaactaaaaaaatagtaaagccgtaaaagaaataagcaaaTGACCTTGGTACCAAGATCATAAAACTAGCTGAAAATTATGAAGTATTGACATGTTTTAGGCTTTTAGCCCATGCATGGATCAACAGACTTCATACAAGCAAGTCGAGGATGGTTTTTGAACAATAACATGTCCTTCTAAAAAGTTATTCCAAATGAATAATTCAATCACAAATAAGTTAGGTTATCCAGTAGACATCATCCCTCATCATTCACTTGATAACATGCATATAATCAtgaattgtttttcaaaattaataacaGTATACAgatattattaacaaattacACGAAAATGTGGGTACACAGTTTAAACTCGCCCAAATGGTTTCCCAGGTATGGTCCAGCCATAATTGCTGCAGcataaaagaaaacagaagtaGCGATAAAGCTGCAGTAACCTGAGCCACCTATCATTCCAAAATGACTGGCACTGTCTTATTCTGACTCTTGCTATCCACCAGTACAGTCACACCCCTACACAATCAGTAATGAAAATTTGGATGAAAATTTGCACATTTTCATGTTATTAATACCAGTACAGTTCATATGGAAAGAACAGTCAGACATACAATCAGACATCTTCCATTGCAAAGATGAAAATTTTCAGCATAGTTAATGAATTTaagtataagttttttttcatatttatatatttagatttAGATGGAATCAATCTAAAGCAAAGTCAATGGCAAAGATGCTTGTCAACATTTAAAGATATGAACCTAGCATTATTTTCAGGTTAACCTTGCAGATCAACAAGCTGCTCAATCTCATATGTAAAAAAACTATACAACATAAACAGTAGCAAAAAAGAGGATAAAAGCAGCACCCATATCAAACTCTagcacagaaaaaaaaattgaaattttaatgggATTAGGCTGGTCTCTATGACAAAATGTGCAAAGTGATAGTGAGAAAGTAAAGGTATGTGTTCACTCTTGATACAAAGAGGGTTAAGTTTACAAGTGATTTGATACAAATTAAGGGTAGATAAACCTTTACTTTCTCACTCTATATATTTTCTTGCATTATGAGGCAAATCCATCATAATGTACTACAAATGTTATCCTCAAATAACTTTGAATATTAGAATTCATATTGATACTAAAGCATACCACACAAACATAATTCTTTTAGCAAATCAAagctaagaaaaacaaaatcaaatgcaGCCATATATGACTTTAAATACTTGGATCATACATGCAAGTCGTAAGAAATCCAAGCCTCTAAATAAAGGAAATGTGTCACTGAATCAAAATGAGTTCATTGGAATTTCATGTTATAATATGCACCAATCAAAAACAGAACACAAAATTTAAAAGGTTAAGTACACTCCCCTATTCTAAGAGATGAAATGTACTACATTTAAGTCCATTTTAATGTAAACAGGCCACTCGGTAGTGGAAAGGAACAGTAAATGGGCCTCCTAGAGAcagttctccattctctacaACTTTCAATGTCATCATCAACTAATTGAAACATCCTTTTATTGATTTGAGGACTTTATAAATGAGATGACATTTTAAAAAACCCCTATATTATCAGCTTTAAGACTTTAcccaaaattttcatttcaccTTCTAAAGTCCCAAAGATTTATCAAAATCTTCCATAAGCCTACTTACATTAAAATCTTCTAAAGTCCCAATAATATCAATATCAACagacagaaaaaaaattccataaGTCTGCTTACATTAAAATGAACTAAAGTATAGCACAGATTTATCTCTCGAGGGAAGGGAGTGCAAGTTACTCAGAATAAAAAGTTCCAGGCACAACTTTCCACTCCTTTTGGCAAATCTTTGCTTTTAAGCATTCATTAGCAAGACACTTAAACTTTCTCTAAGCTAGTTAATTTAACAAGCAACATCCTTAAAAGAGGTTTCAACAATACCTAAATATTCAGCATCCACCATTTCGTTGGAATAACATACTACTAAAGTTCAACTAAAGTTCAGCTCTCAGACACCTGGTTATGCATTAATTTCATACTGGCTCTAAATAGTTATCTGATGCGTCTTTAGGCAGTTGTTTAGGATGTTACCTATCTGAATCATTTATGTTTGTGTAGTATTTGTGTCTTTAGGCAGTTAGCATTTGTGTGGCAGTATATGTACATGACATGACAGTTTCAGTATTCAGTAGGTAATTTTTATGGAGTGTGTTTGAGAGAGAAAAGCCTGTGTATTGTGTATTGAGAGCGGTTATTCTCAGTGAGGGGCTTTGTCCTGTGTTCTTCCTTTGTTGTCTGATCTCTGTTCTAACCTATTTTTCAGGTTTAatccagaaaataaaaatatataaataaaacaatctAGTTTGCATGTGCAATTCTCATGTCTAAGCATGTCTCTCGTACCTCTCCAAACATCTCCACTATATCAATTTGAGagtaaaaatatttgttcatcTATTTACCCTTATGTTTATGTACCATTTTCAAGCCTGATTGAACAGCAAATAAGGAGAAGttcaataaataaagttttttaaatGATTGAAATGGTAAAATAAGGGTGTAACTCTGTTAAGAAACAACCTTAGTAAACGCCTAGCCAGTGGCCTGCAGAAGCTCCCTTTCTGCATGCTCTCTAATCCTTCTCTCAAGCTCAGGCCTGAAATGCTTGATAAGACCCTGCACTGGCCATGCAGCAGCATCACCCAAGGCACAAATTGTATGCCCTTCAATTTGTTTAGTCAACTCCTGAAGCATATCAATTTCTTCTAACTTGGCATTCCCAACTTTCATTCTTTCCATGATCGTCCAAAGCCAACCAGTCCCCTCTCTGCATGGGGTGCACTGCCCACAGCTTTCATGCTTGTAGAAATAGGAAAGCCTTGCAATAGCATCCACAACATCCGTAGATTTATCCATCACAATTACAGCTGCAGTCCCCAACCCTGTCCCAACAGCCTTCAATGCATCATAATCCATCAAGATATCATCACATACATGCTTTGGAATCAGAGGAACGGATGATCCTCCTGGAATCACTGCAAGTAGATTATCCCATCCTCCTCGAATACCTCCACAGTGCCTCTCTATCAATTCCTTCAGTGGAATACTCATTTCCTCCTCAACAGTGCAAGGCTTGTTCACATGCCCTGACACACAAAACAACTTTGTCCCAGCATTGTTCTTCCTACCAAAACTGGCAAACCATTCAGGTCCACGCCTTAGAATGGTTGGAGACACAGCCACAGTTTCCACATTTGTGACAGTGGTAGGACATCCATACAACCCAGCATTGGCTGGGAAAGGCGGCTTCAATCTTGGTTTACCTTGTTTCCCTTCAAGGCTCTCCAAGAGGGCTGTTTCCTCACCACAAATATAAGCTCCAGCACCGTAGTGGATATGAACATCAAAATCATAGCCTGAGCCACAAGCATTCTTACCCAACAAACCAGCAGCATAAGCCTCTTCCCTAGCCTTTTCGAGATTCTTACGTTCATTGACATATTCACCCCTGATGTAGATGTAAGCGGCACTAGCCCTCATTCCCACTCCAGCAATCAAGCAACCTTCCAACAATTTATGCGGGTCATGCCGCATGATTTCCCTGTCTTTGCAAGTTCCAGGTTCACTTTCATCAGCATTAACAACAAGATATGAAGGGCGGCCGTCAGATACTTTTGGCATGAATGACCATTTGAGACCCGAAGGGAAACCAGCACCACCACGCCCACGGAGGCCagacttcttcatttcattcaCAATCCAATCAGTACCCTTAACTACCAAATCTTTCGTTCGATGCCAATCCCCACGTTTCATGGCACCTTTGAGAAAAGGATCATGCAGCCCATATAAGTTAGTAAATATCCTGTCCTCATCCTTAAGGCCGCCAAAATGGGTTTTCTCCGGcggaggaggtggtggtggcggctGTGGGGTACTAGCAGTGGAAGCACCCTGAGTGCTAAATACTCTGAAACCAAGGCCCAATTTCTCACTATGATGTTGAACCAAGGCTGTCCTTACGGAAAGAATGCCCCTCATGTTTGCCTTACCTGACAGTAATTCCAAATTTTAGAACAAATGATTTTGGGTTAATCAAAACTGTCCACAACTATACACCATCGAATAAAATTGGCTATTAACTTTGGGGCTAGCCAATAACATGAAAGCATATGAACTACTCGAGAGCATGATTTCAAATCACCAATTACAATTAGTCATAATCAAACCCTATTCAGCACaatcaaaacaaatatatacaaGGACAAAACATATGTACAATTGCATAGGTACTTTTGGAGTTGTTCTCCAATCTGAATTGCAGTTTTACCTCAGTAATCTATGTTGACCTTTAATACAAACTCTTCTTACTCAAATTATCAAGATAAAACTCTAACTTAGAGAACAGCACAAAAAATACACCTAAGGAActgcatctaagttttgtccaataaacaaaaacacatccaaaaaaataaaagaaacccaCAAAGAAAATTCAATTTT includes these proteins:
- the LOC100811610 gene encoding protein NRT1/ PTR FAMILY 5.2 gives rise to the protein MEKGKTVSKYVQDGTVDLKGKPVLKSKRGGWKACSLLLVYEVFERMTYYGISSNLVLYLTRKLHQGTVTASNNVNNWVGTTYITPILGAYIADAHLGRYWTFVIASLIYLLGMCLLTLSVSLKSLQPPECHELDLTKCKKASTLQLAVFYGALYILSVGAGGTKPNISTIGADQFDDFDPKEKAYKLSFFNWWFSSIFIGTLFSFTVLVYIQDNVGWALGYGIPTIALAIAFITFLAGTPLYRHRLASGSSFTRIAKVIVAALRKSTVAVPIDSTELYELDEQEYTNKGKFRISSTPTLRFLNKACAKTSSSTSEWMLCTVTQVEETKQILRMIPIWVATFIPSTMLAQTNTLFVKQGVTLDRHIGRFNIPPASLIAFTSFTMLVCVILYDRVFVKIMQRLTKNPRGITLLQRMGIGITIHIVTMIVASMTERYRLKVAKEHGLVENGGQVPLSILILAPQFILMGLGEAFLEVSKIEFFYDQAPESMKSLGTSYSITTVGLGSFISTFLLSTVSHITQKHGHKGWILNNLNASHFDYYYAFFAVLNLLNLIFFMIVTKYFVYRAEISDSIDVLAQELKEKTANASN
- the LOC100810522 gene encoding NADH dehydrogenase [ubiquinone] flavoprotein 1, mitochondrial: MRGILSVRTALVQHHSEKLGLGFRVFSTQGASTASTPQPPPPPPPPEKTHFGGLKDEDRIFTNLYGLHDPFLKGAMKRGDWHRTKDLVVKGTDWIVNEMKKSGLRGRGGAGFPSGLKWSFMPKVSDGRPSYLVVNADESEPGTCKDREIMRHDPHKLLEGCLIAGVGMRASAAYIYIRGEYVNERKNLEKAREEAYAAGLLGKNACGSGYDFDVHIHYGAGAYICGEETALLESLEGKQGKPRLKPPFPANAGLYGCPTTVTNVETVAVSPTILRRGPEWFASFGRKNNAGTKLFCVSGHVNKPCTVEEEMSIPLKELIERHCGGIRGGWDNLLAVIPGGSSVPLIPKHVCDDILMDYDALKAVGTGLGTAAVIVMDKSTDVVDAIARLSYFYKHESCGQCTPCREGTGWLWTIMERMKVGNAKLEEIDMLQELTKQIEGHTICALGDAAAWPVQGLIKHFRPELERRIREHAERELLQATG